One segment of Stenotrophomonas sp. SAU14A_NAIMI4_8 DNA contains the following:
- a CDS encoding MarR family transcriptional regulator, which yields MDRPLDERTRLQMQLSSGLLYAGRQWQRLADSRLGSYGISTACTMPLLMIGRSGGGIRQVALAQQLGMEGPSLVRLLDKLCASDLVRRESDASDRRANLLWLTDEGQTLVRELEEQLIGLRQDVFGELTMDELHAVLKAWRLLGEAADRIT from the coding sequence ATGGACCGACCCCTCGACGAGCGCACCCGGCTGCAGATGCAGCTCAGCTCCGGCCTGCTGTACGCAGGGCGGCAGTGGCAGCGCCTGGCTGACAGCCGGTTGGGCAGCTACGGCATCTCCACCGCCTGCACCATGCCCCTGCTGATGATCGGCCGCTCCGGCGGTGGCATCCGCCAGGTGGCGCTGGCCCAGCAACTGGGCATGGAAGGTCCCTCGCTGGTGCGCCTGCTGGACAAGCTGTGCGCCAGCGATCTGGTCCGTCGCGAAAGCGATGCCAGCGACCGCCGCGCCAACCTGCTGTGGCTGACCGATGAAGGCCAGACCCTGGTGCGCGAGCTGGAAGAACAGTTGATCGGCCTGCGCCAGGACGTGTTCGGCGAACTGACCATGGATGAACTGCACGCCGTGCTGAAGGCATGGCGCCTGCTGGGCGAGGCCGCCGACCGCATCACGTAA
- a CDS encoding DUF1656 domain-containing protein, protein MPGEFSLHGVFVPTLLGLMLLAYLVNSGLHALLQRAGAYRHVWHPPLFNLALYGIVLGALFHLLLWMQS, encoded by the coding sequence ATGCCCGGTGAATTCAGTCTCCACGGAGTGTTCGTCCCGACCCTGCTCGGGCTGATGCTGCTGGCCTACCTGGTCAACAGCGGCCTGCACGCGCTGCTGCAGCGTGCCGGCGCCTATCGCCATGTCTGGCACCCGCCACTGTTCAACCTGGCCCTGTACGGCATCGTGCTGGGTGCGCTGTTCCACCTTCTGCTTTGGATGCAATCGTGA
- a CDS encoding HlyD family secretion protein, with translation MNKIVKKTLPVLLTGAAVIVALLVLRQLWVYYMDEPWTRDAHVGADVVQVAPDVSGLVEAVDVADNQAVKKGDLLFVVDRARYRIALEQARASLAERQASVAQLRREIGRDRSLQDLVAAEDAEVRRAKLQAAQAALATAQAAVDLAELNLARTEVRAPADGRVNDRTMRVGDYVVAGKPVLALLDTGSFRIDGYFEETRLRGVAPGQRVDIRLMGEDIALTGHVESIAAGIEDRYRSNGSSLLPNVTPAFDWVRLAQRIPVRIAIDEVPEGVQLISGRTATVTVDTHSKHADKAGATPTQAGL, from the coding sequence GTGAACAAGATCGTGAAAAAGACCCTGCCGGTGCTGCTCACCGGTGCCGCCGTGATCGTTGCCCTGCTGGTGCTGCGCCAGCTCTGGGTCTATTACATGGATGAGCCGTGGACCCGCGATGCCCACGTCGGTGCCGACGTGGTGCAGGTGGCGCCGGATGTCTCTGGGCTGGTGGAGGCCGTGGACGTGGCCGACAACCAAGCCGTGAAGAAGGGCGATCTGCTGTTCGTGGTCGACCGCGCGCGCTACCGCATCGCCCTGGAACAGGCCCGCGCCAGCCTGGCCGAACGCCAGGCCTCGGTGGCCCAGCTGCGCCGCGAGATCGGCCGCGACCGCAGCCTGCAGGACCTGGTGGCCGCCGAGGACGCCGAAGTGCGCCGGGCCAAGCTGCAGGCCGCGCAGGCCGCATTGGCCACCGCACAGGCCGCCGTGGATCTGGCCGAGTTGAACCTGGCCCGCACCGAAGTGCGCGCGCCGGCCGATGGCCGGGTGAACGACCGCACCATGCGCGTGGGCGACTATGTGGTGGCCGGCAAGCCGGTGCTGGCGCTGCTGGATACCGGCTCGTTCCGCATCGATGGCTACTTCGAGGAAACCCGCCTGCGTGGCGTGGCCCCGGGCCAGCGCGTGGACATCCGCCTGATGGGCGAGGACATCGCGCTGACCGGCCACGTGGAAAGCATCGCCGCCGGCATCGAAGACCGCTACCGCAGCAACGGCAGCAGCCTGCTGCCGAACGTGACCCCGGCCTTCGACTGGGTGCGGCTGGCGCAGCGCATCCCGGTGCGCATCGCCATCGACGAGGTCCCCGAAGGCGTGCAGCTGATCTCCGGCCGTACCGCAACGGTGACCGTCGACACCCACAGCAAGCACGCAGACAAGGCCGGCGCCACGCCGACACAGGCGGGCCTGTGA
- a CDS encoding efflux transporter outer membrane subunit has translation MNTTLPRLGLIVALASLAACKTVGPDYALPEGSAFKRPQANAVFIDTQNPDVAANQALPDRWWSLYNDPVLDGLITQALRDNVELKAADAHLRRAAAVYEQAMDAGGFEYEAEAGISRAQLSAESFLQEHELPVINLADGKFAVSYQFDLFGKLKRGAEAAHADEQSVAAARDLAQVSVVAEVADSYLEICHANHELHVAEHSLQLQQRSRSVTQRLINAGRGTPPELARANAQVALLEAALPPLRAQRSAAAYSLAALLGQTPGQLPAGVIDCADAPRLAQPLPVGDGRALLQRRPDIRQAERKLASATARIGVATAELYPDIRLGASLGAAGLLEDFGTPMTQQWSIGPLISWTLPSSGTHARIHAAEAGADAALAEFDHAVLQALRETQTALDRYAQDLRRLQSLREAQQQAALAAEQNRRLYQGGRTPYLSSLDADRSLATSDATLAAAEAQVSRDQIHLFLVLGGGWQTTVAPATAQAPAK, from the coding sequence GTGAACACCACCCTGCCCCGTCTCGGCCTTATCGTCGCCCTGGCCAGCCTGGCGGCCTGCAAGACCGTGGGCCCGGATTACGCCCTGCCGGAAGGCTCGGCGTTCAAGCGCCCGCAGGCCAATGCGGTCTTCATCGACACCCAGAACCCGGACGTGGCCGCCAACCAGGCGCTGCCCGACCGCTGGTGGTCGCTGTACAACGACCCGGTGCTGGACGGGCTGATCACCCAGGCGCTGCGTGACAACGTCGAGCTGAAGGCGGCCGATGCGCACCTGCGCCGTGCCGCCGCCGTGTACGAGCAGGCGATGGATGCCGGTGGCTTCGAGTACGAAGCCGAGGCCGGCATCAGCCGCGCACAGTTGTCAGCCGAGTCGTTCCTGCAGGAACACGAACTGCCGGTGATCAACCTGGCCGACGGCAAGTTCGCCGTCAGCTACCAGTTCGATCTGTTCGGCAAGCTCAAGCGCGGTGCCGAGGCGGCACACGCCGACGAACAATCGGTGGCCGCCGCGCGCGACCTGGCCCAGGTGAGCGTGGTGGCCGAAGTGGCCGACAGCTACCTGGAAATCTGCCACGCCAACCACGAACTGCACGTGGCCGAGCATTCACTGCAGCTGCAGCAGCGCAGCCGTTCGGTCACCCAGCGGCTGATCAATGCCGGCCGTGGCACGCCGCCGGAGCTGGCCCGCGCCAACGCTCAGGTCGCCCTGCTGGAGGCCGCGCTGCCGCCGTTGCGCGCACAGCGATCGGCCGCGGCCTATTCGCTGGCCGCCCTGCTGGGCCAGACCCCTGGCCAGCTGCCTGCCGGGGTGATCGACTGCGCCGATGCGCCACGCCTGGCGCAGCCGCTGCCGGTGGGTGATGGCCGCGCCCTGCTGCAGCGCCGCCCCGATATCCGCCAGGCCGAACGCAAGCTGGCCTCGGCCACCGCGCGTATCGGCGTGGCCACGGCCGAGCTGTACCCGGACATCCGCCTGGGCGCCTCGCTGGGCGCGGCCGGCCTGCTGGAGGACTTCGGCACGCCGATGACCCAGCAGTGGTCGATCGGCCCGCTGATCTCCTGGACGCTGCCGTCTTCGGGTACGCATGCGCGCATCCACGCCGCCGAAGCCGGTGCCGATGCCGCCCTGGCCGAGTTCGACCATGCGGTGCTGCAGGCCCTGCGCGAGACCCAGACCGCACTGGACCGCTATGCACAGGACCTGCGCCGCCTGCAGTCACTGCGCGAAGCGCAACAGCAGGCCGCGCTGGCCGCCGAGCAGAACCGCCGGCTGTACCAGGGTGGGCGCACGCCGTACCTGTCCAGCCTGGATGCCGACCGCAGCCTGGCCACCAGCGATGCCACCCTGGCCGCCGCCGAAGCGCAGGTGTCGCGCGACCAGATCCATCTGTTCCTGGTGCTGGGCGGCGGCTGGCAGACCACGGTTGCCCCCGCCACCGCACAGGCCCCGGCGAAGTAA
- a CDS encoding FUSC family protein: MDGLTDRQAWLFSIKTYLAAIAALYIAMAGNLSRPYWAMGTVYIVSQPLLGPTRAKGVYRIVGTLVAGLATLLVLPALVETPMVLSAAMSIWLAACLFLALLNRGPRGYAFLLAGYTTAFIGFPAVTSPETIFDTVVARSEEIILGTVVAVLFASLLFPASVRPMLRGRINNWMEDAAQWCRQILERGRAHAPRNRLAADLVQFEALIEFLRRDDPRHAGSAVSMERLRERMLLLLPVLSSIADRLSALRSHGQVLPQGLPELVDDIRAWIDTPASASDYARLHARISALKPQVDRDLQHLQLASLLLRLEELVDLWQDCRTLQHAIDHGTAPLDRAHYRIRTERVATDKHVDYGMALFSALSAGVALMSYCVLWIGLGWEGGGNGAMMAAVTAAFFAAQDDPAPSMVSFLVWAIVASLVAGVYLFGVFPAVHDFGLLALVLAVAFLPLGLLLHHPKSALFALPLTVNLAALLSLQNTYSANIQSFLNSSIAMFIGIGFAVVMTRLFRSVGAEWTARRLVRQGWTTLAEAAEGRGQQDRQRFAARMLDLLGLLAPRLAATPEGSDIASVDMLNEARIGLNILQLRRARLELPERSREAVEHILEELAAHYRRQVAARRPIAASEALRERLDASLGRVGNVAACKARDEALMGLIGVRFALFPEAKALAPGVAISAAGQP, encoded by the coding sequence ATGGACGGACTGACCGACCGCCAGGCGTGGCTGTTTTCGATCAAGACCTACCTGGCCGCGATCGCGGCGCTGTACATCGCCATGGCCGGCAACCTGTCCCGCCCGTACTGGGCGATGGGCACGGTGTACATCGTCAGCCAGCCGCTGCTGGGCCCGACCCGGGCCAAGGGCGTGTACCGCATTGTTGGCACCCTGGTGGCCGGCCTGGCCACCCTGCTGGTACTGCCGGCGCTGGTGGAAACGCCGATGGTGCTGAGCGCGGCCATGTCGATCTGGCTGGCCGCCTGCCTGTTCCTGGCCCTGCTCAACCGCGGCCCACGCGGCTATGCGTTCCTGCTGGCCGGCTACACCACCGCCTTCATCGGCTTCCCGGCCGTCACCTCACCGGAAACGATCTTCGACACGGTGGTGGCGCGCAGTGAGGAGATCATCCTCGGCACGGTGGTGGCGGTGTTGTTCGCTTCGCTGCTGTTCCCCGCCTCGGTGCGGCCGATGCTGCGCGGGCGCATCAACAACTGGATGGAGGACGCCGCGCAGTGGTGCCGGCAGATCCTGGAGCGCGGCCGCGCGCATGCGCCGCGCAACCGGCTGGCCGCCGATCTGGTGCAGTTCGAGGCCCTGATCGAGTTCCTGCGCCGCGACGATCCACGCCATGCCGGCTCCGCCGTTTCGATGGAACGGCTGCGTGAGCGCATGCTGCTGTTGCTGCCGGTGCTGTCGTCCATTGCCGACCGCTTGAGCGCGTTGCGCAGCCACGGCCAGGTACTGCCGCAGGGCCTGCCGGAACTGGTGGACGATATCCGCGCGTGGATCGACACCCCTGCCAGCGCCAGCGACTACGCGCGCCTGCACGCCCGCATCAGCGCCCTGAAGCCGCAGGTGGACCGCGACCTGCAGCACCTGCAGCTGGCCAGCCTGCTGCTGCGCCTGGAGGAGCTGGTGGACCTGTGGCAGGACTGCCGCACCCTGCAGCACGCCATCGACCACGGCACCGCACCGCTGGACCGCGCGCACTACCGCATCCGCACCGAGCGCGTGGCCACCGACAAGCACGTGGACTACGGCATGGCGCTGTTCTCCGCGCTCAGCGCCGGCGTGGCCCTGATGAGCTACTGCGTGCTGTGGATTGGCCTGGGCTGGGAGGGCGGTGGCAACGGCGCGATGATGGCGGCGGTGACGGCGGCCTTCTTCGCCGCACAGGATGATCCGGCGCCGAGCATGGTCTCGTTCCTGGTCTGGGCCATCGTCGCATCGCTGGTGGCCGGCGTGTATCTGTTCGGCGTATTCCCGGCCGTGCATGACTTCGGCCTGCTGGCGCTGGTGCTGGCGGTGGCGTTCCTGCCGCTGGGCCTGCTGCTGCACCACCCCAAGAGCGCGCTGTTCGCGCTGCCGCTGACGGTGAACCTGGCCGCGCTGCTGAGCCTGCAGAACACCTACAGCGCCAACATCCAGAGCTTCCTCAACTCGTCCATTGCGATGTTCATCGGTATTGGCTTTGCCGTGGTGATGACCCGCCTGTTCCGTTCGGTGGGTGCCGAATGGACCGCGCGCCGGCTGGTACGGCAAGGCTGGACCACGCTGGCCGAGGCCGCCGAAGGGCGCGGCCAGCAGGATCGCCAGCGCTTCGCCGCGCGCATGCTGGATCTGCTGGGCCTGCTGGCGCCGCGCCTGGCAGCAACGCCGGAAGGCAGCGATATTGCGTCGGTGGACATGCTCAACGAGGCGCGCATCGGTCTGAACATCCTGCAGCTGCGCCGGGCCCGGCTGGAACTGCCGGAGCGCAGCCGCGAAGCAGTGGAACACATCCTGGAAGAACTGGCCGCGCACTACCGCCGCCAGGTGGCGGCACGTCGACCGATCGCCGCCAGCGAAGCGCTGCGCGAACGGTTGGATGCCTCGCTGGGGCGCGTGGGCAACGTGGCCGCCTGCAAGGCGCGCGATGAAGCGCTGATGGGCCTGATCGGCGTGCGCTTTGCATTGTTCCCCGAAGCCAAGGCGCTGGCACCGGGCGTGGCGATCAGTGCGGCCGGACAGCCGTAG
- the recD gene encoding exodeoxyribonuclease V subunit alpha, translating into MSTSLLKQLYVGRHLRTLDHALATSLLRLRDDTPDAVAVAAALASLAVSQGHAGFDPAQPGRLIEGVTAWPPPPQWLAQLRASPWVAQPDDPDAAADEAPLVLENGLVYLRRYREYERQLAAGLQRIGRHPLPAPDMAALAPLFARLFPAAATQEDHQARAAGVTLRHPLALVTGGPGTGKTTTIARLLLLLAAQALQAGQPAPQVALAAPTGRAAERMAESLRLAVQRLQEAGLDPALCAALPSTGTTLHRLLGVIPDSPRFRHHADNPLPVDVVVVDEASMIDLPLMAKLVDAIASGTRLILLGDPDQLPSVEAGDVLSAILRASGDGSGTRADDAQALHGLLAAPTLQPQAPPRAFAGRRVQLQRGYRQSDALQLAPLAQAVRDGDSGAALALLRDGGLSGVSFHEHDADPLRGRRDHLLAHWRALAEADDPGRALQQAGRLRVLTALREGPQGARGLNSRIEQLLAGNTPGYFQGRLLLITENSYRHRLFNGDIGICLRDPQGAMAAWFPGDTLDQPRAFHPAALPAHESAFAMTVHKAQGSEFDEVWLQLPRQDSRVLSRELVYTGLTRARQRLHLAGSEDVLVAALKRHASRLGGLAWRLGAEAGSDPVPDGNGL; encoded by the coding sequence ATGAGCACCAGCCTGCTGAAACAGCTGTACGTGGGCCGCCACCTGCGCACGCTCGACCATGCCCTGGCCACCAGCCTGCTGCGGTTGCGCGACGATACGCCCGATGCAGTGGCGGTGGCTGCCGCGCTGGCCTCGCTGGCGGTATCGCAGGGCCATGCCGGTTTCGATCCGGCGCAGCCCGGTCGCCTGATCGAGGGTGTGACCGCGTGGCCGCCGCCGCCGCAGTGGCTGGCCCAGCTGCGGGCCTCGCCCTGGGTGGCACAGCCCGATGACCCGGACGCCGCTGCCGATGAGGCACCGCTGGTGCTGGAAAACGGCCTGGTGTACCTGCGCCGCTACCGCGAATACGAGCGGCAGCTGGCCGCCGGGCTGCAGCGCATCGGCCGGCACCCGCTGCCGGCGCCGGACATGGCCGCGCTGGCGCCCTTGTTCGCGCGTCTGTTCCCCGCCGCCGCCACGCAGGAAGACCACCAGGCACGTGCGGCCGGGGTGACCCTGCGCCACCCGCTGGCGCTGGTCACCGGCGGCCCCGGTACCGGCAAGACCACCACCATCGCCCGCCTGTTGCTGCTGCTGGCCGCGCAGGCCCTGCAGGCGGGGCAACCGGCACCGCAGGTGGCCCTGGCCGCACCCACCGGGCGTGCCGCCGAGCGCATGGCCGAGAGCCTGCGTCTGGCCGTGCAGCGGCTGCAGGAAGCAGGGCTGGACCCGGCGCTGTGTGCGGCATTGCCGAGCACCGGCACGACCCTGCATCGCCTGCTCGGCGTCATTCCCGATTCGCCGCGCTTCCGCCACCACGCCGACAATCCACTGCCGGTGGATGTGGTGGTGGTGGACGAAGCATCGATGATCGATCTGCCACTGATGGCCAAGCTGGTCGATGCCATTGCCAGCGGTACGAGGTTGATCCTGCTGGGCGATCCGGACCAGTTGCCGTCGGTGGAAGCCGGCGATGTGCTCAGCGCGATCCTGCGTGCCAGTGGCGATGGCAGCGGCACCCGTGCCGACGACGCGCAGGCCCTGCACGGTTTGCTGGCCGCGCCCACCCTGCAGCCGCAGGCACCGCCACGCGCCTTCGCTGGCCGCCGCGTGCAGTTGCAGCGTGGCTATCGGCAGAGTGATGCGCTGCAGCTGGCACCGCTGGCCCAGGCCGTGCGCGACGGTGACAGCGGCGCCGCCCTGGCCCTGCTGCGCGACGGCGGCCTGTCCGGGGTCAGCTTCCACGAACACGATGCCGATCCGCTGCGCGGCCGGCGCGACCACCTGCTCGCGCACTGGCGCGCGCTGGCCGAGGCCGACGACCCCGGCCGCGCGCTGCAGCAGGCCGGCCGCCTGCGCGTGCTCACCGCACTGCGCGAAGGCCCGCAGGGCGCGCGCGGTCTCAACAGCCGCATTGAGCAGCTGCTGGCCGGCAACACGCCCGGTTACTTCCAGGGCCGTCTGCTGCTGATCACCGAAAACAGCTATCGGCACCGGCTGTTCAACGGTGATATCGGCATCTGCCTGCGCGACCCGCAGGGTGCGATGGCCGCCTGGTTCCCCGGCGACACGCTCGACCAGCCCCGCGCCTTCCATCCGGCCGCACTGCCCGCGCACGAAAGCGCCTTCGCGATGACCGTGCACAAGGCACAGGGTTCGGAATTCGATGAGGTCTGGCTGCAGTTGCCGCGGCAGGACAGCCGCGTGCTGTCGCGCGAACTGGTCTACACCGGCCTGACCCGCGCCCGCCAGCGCCTGCACCTGGCCGGCAGCGAAGACGTGCTGGTGGCGGCGCTGAAGCGCCACGCCAGCCGCCTGGGCGGCCTGGCCTGGCGGCTGGGCGCAGAAGCGGGGTCGGATCCCGTTCCCGACGGGAACGGGCTCTGA
- the recB gene encoding exodeoxyribonuclease V subunit beta, which translates to MNTPVDPYLLLPLHGIGLIEASAGTGKTFTLATLFTRLVVEQRLRIGQILAVTFTDAATQELRKRIRERLALAARLVDLPPAADEAPDALLTRQVLQRHLDGGSESAAALQRRLQVAADEIDLASIFTIHGFCTRVLREYALESGHTFDPPELLASDRELLEELAADLWRVHANDPATLEPLTWLWSHPDALASDLRALLASPPLYPRPQAVAVDDPRPALQSAAAELSLAVREHGEQFFLELCEAVDNKWINGVSYKLGWLHPLGRQLLAWGERGDATELLSSERLPALLPDALAAKTNKKFVDRTPSSPLQAPLQRYVALLDQREQWLRGTALNFLHALREEAAQRLAALKRTRRVQTYDDLIDGVAQALEGPQRLDLVRKLRQQYRIALVDEFQDTDDRQWGIFHTVFGDSAEVHTLGLAPALFLIGDPKQAIYGFRGGDIHTYLKAKQAAQPAPPLDQNFRSRPSVLRALQALYDNGGDEAFLEAGIGFEPVRPGGVRSDDDYLRDGAAAPALTLRVLRSDGDKALGADASRAAATQACVAAIHQTLVDARAGAAVLRGRPVQPGDIAVLVRSHREATLVQRALAAVGIPAVAAGKQSLFATREARDLRALLLALLQPADEGRLRAALATVLLGQPASAIASMEREGDLQRGFQTQLLHWRERWQRGGPFAVVADVCAAQGERLLALIDGERRLTNYLQLGELLQEASAQALGMHGLLDWLQGQMVHADQNDEQQLLRLESDARRVQIITLHKSKGLEYPLVYLPFVGIDGGASNNAAHCTVHVDGQRQLHWKLDKDEAWEAASGQREREQRAEDARLLYVGLTRAEHALWIAIGDLAGLGKTRLAPLLGDLQTLRTHADVCIDDSAPVLRLPQLPTEQEGDLPAVRSLTRRVPHDWWVYSFTQLAHADAGNDVEAAATELPAPAADEPAGAELPLEPALPEAAAADAEPPDPRFMGSRFGNVLHEALENVDFAAWGSWTPEQPAPEGQAALLRKALHDEGYADQDLDDGVAVLVPLVGHTLTVGLPEGGALHSLGEGERRAEIEFHFAIEPTSVPALLQLLHAHGIASARRGFGLRRRLEGLMTGKIDLTYVRDGRWYVLDYKSNRLPGYSPDLLQIAMRHSEYDLQALIYTVALHRWLRFRLGRAYDYARDMGGIRYLFCRGLDGNGNGVHVDRFAPELVDGLDALFAGGDAAHAALAARAIGASA; encoded by the coding sequence ATGAATACACCCGTTGATCCCTACCTGCTGCTGCCGCTGCACGGTATCGGCCTGATCGAGGCCAGCGCCGGCACCGGCAAGACCTTCACCCTGGCCACCCTGTTCACCCGCCTGGTGGTGGAACAGCGCCTGCGCATCGGCCAGATCCTGGCGGTGACCTTCACCGATGCGGCCACCCAGGAACTGCGCAAGCGCATCCGCGAGCGCCTGGCGTTGGCCGCGCGGCTGGTGGACCTGCCGCCGGCCGCCGACGAGGCCCCCGACGCGCTGCTGACCCGGCAGGTGCTGCAGCGGCATCTTGATGGCGGCAGCGAAAGTGCGGCCGCCCTGCAACGCCGCCTGCAGGTCGCCGCCGACGAGATCGACCTGGCCTCGATCTTCACCATCCATGGCTTCTGCACGCGCGTACTGCGCGAATACGCACTGGAAAGCGGGCATACCTTCGATCCGCCGGAACTGCTGGCCAGCGACCGCGAACTGCTGGAGGAACTGGCCGCGGACCTGTGGCGCGTGCACGCCAACGACCCGGCCACGCTGGAACCGCTGACCTGGCTGTGGTCACACCCCGATGCGCTGGCCTCGGACCTGCGTGCGCTGCTGGCCTCGCCACCGCTGTACCCGCGCCCGCAGGCGGTGGCGGTGGACGACCCGCGCCCGGCGCTGCAGAGCGCGGCGGCAGAACTGTCGCTTGCCGTGCGCGAGCATGGCGAACAGTTCTTCCTGGAACTGTGCGAAGCGGTCGACAACAAGTGGATCAACGGCGTGTCCTACAAGCTGGGCTGGCTGCACCCGCTGGGCCGGCAGCTGCTGGCCTGGGGCGAGCGCGGCGATGCGACTGAACTGCTGTCCAGCGAGCGTCTGCCGGCCCTGCTGCCCGATGCGCTGGCGGCCAAGACCAACAAGAAGTTCGTCGATCGCACGCCGTCCTCGCCGTTGCAGGCACCACTGCAGCGCTACGTGGCGCTGCTGGACCAGCGGGAGCAATGGCTACGCGGCACCGCGCTGAACTTCCTGCATGCCCTGCGCGAGGAGGCCGCCCAGCGCCTGGCCGCACTCAAGCGCACGCGCCGGGTACAGACCTACGACGACCTGATCGACGGCGTGGCCCAGGCGCTGGAGGGGCCGCAGCGGCTGGACCTGGTGCGCAAGCTGCGCCAGCAGTACCGCATTGCCCTGGTCGATGAATTCCAGGACACCGACGATCGCCAGTGGGGCATCTTCCACACGGTGTTCGGTGATTCGGCCGAGGTGCACACCCTGGGCCTGGCACCGGCGCTGTTCCTGATCGGCGACCCGAAGCAGGCCATCTACGGTTTCCGCGGCGGTGACATCCACACCTACCTGAAGGCCAAGCAGGCCGCGCAGCCGGCGCCGCCGTTGGACCAGAACTTCCGTTCGCGGCCGTCGGTGCTGCGCGCGCTGCAGGCGCTGTATGACAACGGTGGCGACGAGGCCTTCCTGGAGGCGGGTATCGGCTTTGAGCCGGTGCGCCCCGGTGGCGTGCGCAGCGATGACGATTACCTGCGTGATGGTGCAGCGGCACCGGCACTGACCCTGCGCGTGCTGCGCAGTGACGGCGACAAGGCGCTGGGCGCCGACGCCTCGCGCGCGGCAGCGACCCAGGCCTGCGTGGCCGCCATCCACCAGACCCTGGTCGACGCCCGCGCCGGCGCGGCGGTGCTGCGTGGCCGGCCGGTGCAGCCCGGTGATATCGCCGTGCTGGTGCGTTCGCACCGCGAGGCAACGCTGGTGCAGCGCGCGCTGGCCGCGGTGGGCATTCCCGCCGTGGCCGCCGGCAAGCAGAGCCTGTTCGCCACCCGCGAGGCCCGCGATCTACGCGCGTTGCTGCTGGCCTTGCTGCAGCCGGCCGACGAAGGGCGGCTGCGCGCCGCGCTGGCGACCGTGCTGCTGGGCCAGCCCGCCAGCGCGATCGCCAGCATGGAGCGCGAAGGGGACCTGCAGCGTGGCTTCCAGACCCAGCTGCTGCATTGGCGCGAGCGTTGGCAACGCGGCGGCCCCTTCGCCGTGGTGGCCGATGTCTGTGCCGCGCAGGGCGAACGCCTGCTGGCCCTGATCGATGGCGAGCGCCGGCTGACCAACTACCTGCAGCTGGGCGAACTGCTGCAGGAAGCCTCGGCGCAGGCACTGGGCATGCATGGCCTGCTGGACTGGCTGCAGGGGCAGATGGTCCATGCCGACCAGAACGACGAACAGCAGCTGCTGCGCCTGGAATCGGATGCGCGGCGGGTGCAGATCATCACCCTGCACAAGAGCAAGGGCCTGGAATACCCGCTGGTGTACCTGCCGTTCGTTGGCATCGACGGCGGCGCGTCCAACAACGCAGCGCACTGCACCGTGCACGTGGACGGCCAGCGCCAGCTGCACTGGAAGCTGGACAAGGACGAGGCCTGGGAGGCCGCCAGCGGCCAGCGCGAACGCGAACAGCGTGCCGAGGACGCCCGCCTGCTGTACGTGGGCCTGACCCGCGCCGAGCACGCGCTGTGGATCGCCATCGGCGACCTTGCCGGGTTGGGCAAGACCCGCCTGGCGCCGCTGCTGGGCGATCTGCAGACCCTGCGCACGCATGCCGACGTCTGCATCGACGACAGCGCGCCGGTGCTGCGCCTGCCGCAGTTGCCGACCGAACAGGAAGGCGACCTGCCGGCCGTGCGCAGCCTGACCCGGCGCGTACCGCACGACTGGTGGGTGTACAGCTTCACCCAGCTCGCGCACGCCGACGCCGGCAACGATGTCGAAGCGGCCGCCACCGAACTGCCGGCACCGGCCGCCGATGAACCCGCCGGCGCCGAGCTGCCACTGGAACCGGCCTTGCCCGAAGCGGCCGCCGCCGATGCAGAGCCGCCGGACCCGCGCTTCATGGGCAGTCGTTTCGGCAACGTGCTGCATGAGGCGCTGGAAAACGTCGACTTCGCTGCGTGGGGTAGCTGGACGCCCGAGCAGCCCGCGCCCGAAGGGCAGGCCGCGCTGCTGCGCAAGGCCCTGCACGATGAAGGCTATGCCGACCAGGATCTGGACGATGGCGTGGCCGTGCTGGTGCCGCTGGTGGGCCACACGCTCACCGTTGGCCTTCCCGAGGGCGGTGCCCTGCACAGCCTGGGCGAGGGCGAGCGCCGCGCAGAAATCGAGTTCCACTTCGCCATCGAACCGACCAGTGTGCCGGCGCTGCTGCAGCTGCTGCACGCCCATGGCATTGCCAGCGCCCGCCGTGGCTTCGGCCTGCGCCGCCGGCTGGAAGGGCTGATGACCGGCAAGATCGACCTGACCTATGTGCGCGATGGGCGCTGGTACGTGCTCGACTACAAATCCAACCGCTTGCCGGGCTACAGCCCGGACCTGCTGCAGATCGCCATGCGCCACAGCGAATATGACCTGCAGGCGCTGATCTACACCGTGGCCCTGCACCGCTGGCTGCGCTTCCGCCTGGGCCGCGCCTACGACTACGCGCGTGACATGGGCGGCATCCGCTATCTGTTCTGCCGCGGCCTGGACGGCAATGGCAACGGGGTCCATGTCGACCGCTTCGCACCCGAGCTGGTGGATGGGTTGGACGCGCTGTTTGCCGGTGGCGACGCTGCCCATGCCGCACTGGCCGCGCGTGCGATCGGAGCCAGCGCATGA